A region from the Flavobacterium enshiense genome encodes:
- a CDS encoding superoxide dismutase family protein → MKKIILPVLFIALTFVGCKTKTQTKVNELKVALEPKSDTNTSGNVVFSEKEGKVTFTATISGLTPGVHAIHIHEKADCSAADAASAGGHWNPTFKKHGKWGEGEYHKGDIGNFTADEKGNGKITLTTDEWCIGCGDATKDVLGKAIIVHKGADDFVTQPTGNAGGRVACTAIIR, encoded by the coding sequence ATGAAAAAAATAATTCTTCCCGTCCTTTTTATTGCTCTGACATTTGTGGGCTGTAAAACAAAAACACAAACAAAAGTCAACGAGTTAAAAGTGGCTTTAGAACCTAAAAGCGATACCAACACATCAGGAAATGTTGTTTTTTCCGAGAAAGAAGGAAAAGTAACTTTCACTGCAACTATTTCCGGCTTAACACCTGGAGTACATGCCATTCACATCCATGAAAAAGCAGATTGTTCTGCTGCAGATGCAGCTTCGGCAGGCGGACACTGGAATCCGACTTTCAAAAAACACGGAAAATGGGGAGAAGGTGAATATCATAAAGGCGATATCGGAAATTTCACTGCAGATGAAAAAGGTAACGGTAAAATCACTTTAACCACTGACGAATGGTGTATCGGTTGCGGAGATGCGACAAAAGACGTCTTAGGAAAGGCTATCATCGTTCATAAAGGTGCCGATGATTTCGTAACCCAACCAACAGGAAATGCCGGTGGCCGTGTGGCTTGTACCGCTATTATCCGATAA
- a CDS encoding T9SS type A sorting domain-containing protein: MIKYKKNKKVTYILLNILICLSGTVKAQKITAWGYSASLVCDNFDVMVWGRNNFGQLGDGTTVSKNAPVKLNSFTNVKTTDGGEYHSLFLKNDGTVWASGKNDRGQLGDGTYINRNTPVQINSLSDIVAIDGGETYSLFLKNDGTVWACGREDIGELGLGPQAHLGKNIPVQISSLSDIISISAGQNHALFLKRDGTVWACGSNNYGELGNGTYGGSMMPIQIMYLNNVIAIAAGQNHSLFLKSDGTVFACGDDYFGALGSSSQSTTTNTVVQVAINNVVKISAYAHSLFLKNDGTAWSCGYNYSGELGWGSSYGSYRDLPGQVTGISDIIHISAGWGTSVFQKNNGTAIVMGNDSYGQQGNGPGSGLSYLQFTTLCETLGLEENVKTKGIEIYPNPNNGVFYIEQSSRERIINKSIIIYNSFGQKVYERRINDTSKFEIDLRNEPKGFYFYELFEKNEILKTGKLVIF, encoded by the coding sequence ATGATAAAATACAAAAAGAATAAAAAAGTAACATATATTTTACTAAACATATTAATTTGTCTAAGCGGAACTGTAAAAGCACAAAAAATCACTGCTTGGGGGTATAGTGCCTCCCTAGTTTGCGATAATTTTGATGTGATGGTATGGGGCAGGAATAATTTTGGTCAATTAGGGGACGGGACTACCGTGAGTAAAAATGCACCGGTTAAATTAAACTCCTTTACTAACGTTAAGACCACGGACGGAGGTGAATATCATTCGCTGTTTTTAAAAAATGACGGAACTGTCTGGGCTTCAGGAAAAAATGATAGGGGCCAATTGGGTGATGGTACATACATTAACAGAAATACCCCGGTTCAAATAAATTCCCTGAGCGATATTGTTGCTATCGACGGTGGTGAAACTTATTCATTATTTTTAAAGAATGACGGAACAGTTTGGGCTTGTGGTCGCGAGGATATTGGAGAATTAGGTCTTGGTCCCCAAGCACATTTGGGTAAAAATATACCTGTACAAATTAGCTCTCTGAGTGATATTATTTCTATTTCGGCAGGACAAAATCATGCATTGTTCTTAAAAAGAGATGGAACGGTATGGGCGTGCGGCTCAAATAATTATGGAGAGTTGGGAAATGGAACTTATGGTGGTTCAATGATGCCCATTCAGATCATGTATCTCAATAATGTAATTGCAATAGCAGCTGGACAAAATCATTCTTTGTTTCTTAAAAGTGATGGAACAGTTTTCGCGTGTGGAGATGATTATTTTGGGGCATTAGGATCGTCATCTCAATCAACAACTACAAATACTGTAGTTCAAGTTGCGATTAATAATGTTGTTAAAATATCAGCTTACGCTCATTCGTTGTTTTTAAAAAATGACGGTACAGCCTGGTCTTGCGGATATAATTATTCTGGAGAATTAGGGTGGGGATCTTCATATGGTAGTTATAGAGATCTTCCAGGACAAGTTACCGGTATAAGTGATATAATACATATATCGGCGGGTTGGGGAACTTCAGTATTTCAGAAAAATAATGGGACTGCAATAGTTATGGGTAATGATTCTTATGGTCAACAGGGTAATGGACCAGGCAGTGGTTTATCATATCTTCAATTCACTACCCTATGTGAAACATTGGGGCTTGAAGAAAATGTGAAAACAAAAGGCATTGAGATTTATCCGAATCCTAATAATGGTGTTTTTTATATCGAACAATCATCTCGTGAAAGGATTATAAATAAAAGTATCATAATATATAATTCTTTCGGCCAGAAGGTATATGAAAGACGAATAAATGATACTAGTAAATTCGAAATTGACTTAAGAAATGAACCAAAAGGCTTTTATTTTTATGAATTATTCGAAAAGAATGAAATTCTAAAGACAGGTAAATTAGTGATTTTCTAA
- a CDS encoding YdeI/OmpD-associated family protein produces MNKRELLYFKNTDEWRKWLHENHNSADGVYLIFYKVGSSYESMRWEEAVQVALCYGWIDSTVKKLDDEKRQQLFTPRKTKSVWSKINKAYVEKLIAENLMHESGLAKIEIAKQNGSWNSLDHVEEIIIPDDLQRAFDANKTALENYNNFSFTYKKSYLYWLNHAKREETRKKRIEEIIKLCEANIKSRQ; encoded by the coding sequence ATGAACAAAAGAGAACTGCTCTATTTTAAAAATACAGATGAATGGCGGAAATGGTTGCATGAAAACCATAATTCGGCTGACGGAGTGTACCTCATTTTTTACAAAGTAGGCAGTTCATATGAAAGCATGCGATGGGAAGAAGCGGTTCAGGTAGCGCTTTGTTACGGATGGATTGATTCTACCGTTAAAAAACTGGATGATGAAAAACGACAACAGCTTTTTACACCCAGAAAAACCAAAAGCGTTTGGAGCAAAATAAACAAAGCGTATGTCGAGAAACTGATTGCAGAAAATTTAATGCATGAAAGCGGGTTGGCGAAAATTGAAATCGCCAAACAAAACGGTTCGTGGAATTCTTTGGATCACGTAGAAGAAATCATCATTCCCGATGACCTGCAGCGTGCCTTTGACGCAAACAAAACTGCCCTCGAGAATTACAATAATTTCAGTTTTACTTACAAGAAAAGCTATCTATATTGGCTGAATCATGCGAAACGCGAAGAAACCCGAAAAAAGAGGATTGAAGAGATAATAAAACTCTGTGAAGCCAATATAAAATCAAGGCAATAA
- a CDS encoding LETM1-related biofilm-associated protein, with protein MINPSINGWIDKFFAEQKPLLLPFVVYSSVFYTNVRKTGFIYGHTIGFDVEKPIDTKGWTSEEITKVALLNTLYGIYGLVTHDGNPKTFIEETIKFYKQMNPEGFSLLKKMLPGSSNSYKLEEMIDERVQTNDNIISKNFSHILTNALLFMDVLAFRQYLLHQEIPSNYVKKLEEKIISIVSLALKTKSVKSNYDDLLIKLFESSVRYTKFSKVDVENIEMLQLDYFTSEIEKNYLLDIAGMAMWSDDVLEQQESDFLYRLAELLDISADTTAKSIESIDTFIKQYQKEIPYFKYSNPVKHFYDQATQNVAVLITRNKNRLIKEISQSGELMVLLAHSTRRDLDSKEKKRVKKQLLDICKTIPSLTIFLLPGGGLLLPILIKFIPKMLPSAFNENLDIE; from the coding sequence ATGATTAACCCTTCAATAAACGGATGGATCGACAAGTTTTTTGCTGAGCAAAAGCCATTGCTCCTCCCCTTTGTTGTGTATTCTTCCGTCTTTTACACCAATGTTCGAAAAACGGGGTTTATTTACGGGCATACGATTGGATTTGATGTTGAAAAACCCATCGACACCAAAGGCTGGACTTCCGAAGAAATTACCAAAGTAGCTTTACTGAACACGCTTTATGGTATTTATGGATTAGTAACGCACGATGGGAATCCGAAAACCTTTATTGAAGAAACGATAAAATTTTACAAGCAGATGAACCCGGAAGGATTCAGCCTGTTGAAAAAAATGCTTCCGGGTTCCTCCAACAGTTACAAATTAGAGGAAATGATTGATGAACGGGTTCAGACCAACGACAATATCATCAGTAAAAATTTCTCGCATATCTTAACCAATGCTCTGTTGTTCATGGATGTTTTGGCGTTTCGTCAATACCTGCTTCATCAGGAAATTCCATCCAATTACGTAAAAAAACTGGAAGAAAAAATTATCAGCATTGTTTCATTGGCTTTAAAAACCAAATCCGTCAAATCCAATTATGACGATTTGCTGATAAAACTGTTCGAATCATCGGTTCGGTATACCAAATTCTCAAAAGTGGATGTTGAGAACATCGAAATGCTTCAACTCGACTATTTTACCTCTGAAATTGAAAAAAATTATTTATTGGATATTGCAGGAATGGCGATGTGGAGTGATGATGTCCTTGAGCAACAGGAAAGCGATTTTCTATACCGATTAGCTGAGCTGCTAGACATTAGTGCCGATACCACAGCAAAGAGTATTGAATCTATTGATACGTTCATTAAACAATACCAAAAAGAAATTCCTTATTTCAAATATTCCAATCCGGTAAAACATTTTTACGATCAGGCAACCCAGAATGTAGCCGTTTTGATTACGCGAAACAAAAACCGATTAATCAAAGAGATTTCGCAAAGTGGAGAGCTCATGGTTTTACTGGCGCATTCCACAAGAAGGGATTTAGATTCAAAAGAAAAGAAAAGAGTAAAAAAACAGCTTTTGGATATCTGTAAAACGATTCCGTCACTAACCATTTTCCTGCTGCCAGGCGGAGGATTATTACTTCCGATACTAATCAAATTCATTCCGAAAATGCTGCCTTCCGCATTTAACGAAAACTTAGATATAGAATAA
- the can gene encoding carbonate dehydratase produces MSDFYKKILENNKKWVEEKLAIDKDYFKDLAKGQQPPLLWIGCSDSRVPANEIIGAAPGEVFVHRNIANMVIHSDMNMLSVLDYAVNALKIKHIIVCGHYGCGGVKAAMGNESIGIIDNWIRHIKDIYRYHQTYLDSILDEKERFNKFVEINVKEQVFDLAKTSIVQSAWKNGQELSIHGWVYGLNSGYVTDLNVNFSSNEQLDDVYQLKF; encoded by the coding sequence ATGAGCGATTTTTATAAAAAGATTTTAGAGAACAATAAAAAGTGGGTTGAAGAGAAATTAGCGATAGATAAAGATTATTTCAAAGATTTGGCAAAAGGACAACAACCGCCTTTATTATGGATTGGTTGCTCAGACAGCCGTGTGCCAGCTAATGAAATTATCGGTGCTGCTCCTGGTGAAGTATTCGTGCACAGAAATATTGCTAATATGGTGATTCATAGTGATATGAATATGTTAAGTGTTTTGGATTATGCTGTAAACGCTTTAAAAATCAAACATATTATCGTTTGTGGTCATTACGGTTGTGGTGGAGTGAAAGCAGCTATGGGGAATGAATCTATCGGTATTATCGATAACTGGATCCGTCATATTAAAGATATTTACAGATACCACCAAACTTATCTGGATTCTATTCTGGACGAGAAGGAACGATTCAATAAATTCGTTGAAATCAACGTGAAAGAACAAGTATTTGATTTAGCAAAAACATCGATTGTTCAGTCAGCTTGGAAAAACGGACAAGAATTGAGTATTCATGGTTGGGTTTACGGATTAAATTCAGGATATGTGACCGATTTAAATGTAAATTTCAGTTCAAATGAACAATTGGATGATGTATACCAATTGAAATTCTAA
- a CDS encoding carbonic anhydrase family protein, protein MRTLNKELQSQIAPRKALELLKEGNNRFVNNLKLHRDLLEQVNDTRDGQWPFATILSCIDSRTSAELIFDQGLGDVFSIRIAGNVVNTDILGSMEFACKVAGSKLIVVLGHTKCGAVKGACDHVEMGNLTELLSKLQPAVYEEQETNVERNSKNGQFVENVAEINVKRTVKSIVQRSYILEQMIENGEIGIIGAMYNIETGMVEFYQDTEFIKDELNPQLSLKELVN, encoded by the coding sequence ATGAGAACTTTAAATAAAGAATTACAATCACAAATTGCACCAAGAAAAGCTTTAGAACTTTTGAAAGAAGGTAACAATCGCTTTGTAAATAATTTAAAATTGCATCGCGACTTATTAGAACAGGTTAACGATACTAGAGACGGTCAATGGCCTTTTGCGACAATTTTGAGCTGTATCGATAGCCGTACATCTGCTGAGCTGATTTTCGATCAAGGATTAGGGGATGTTTTTTCTATTCGTATTGCTGGGAATGTAGTCAATACAGATATTTTAGGTAGTATGGAATTTGCTTGTAAAGTTGCCGGTTCTAAATTAATTGTTGTTTTAGGGCATACCAAATGTGGAGCCGTAAAAGGAGCTTGTGACCATGTAGAAATGGGTAATTTAACTGAATTATTATCAAAATTGCAACCTGCTGTTTATGAAGAGCAGGAAACTAATGTGGAACGAAATTCTAAAAATGGCCAATTTGTAGAAAATGTTGCTGAAATCAATGTAAAACGTACTGTTAAATCAATTGTCCAAAGAAGTTACATTTTGGAGCAAATGATTGAAAATGGCGAAATAGGTATTATTGGCGCTATGTACAACATTGAAACGGGAATGGTAGAATTTTATCAAGACACTGAATTTATTAAGGACGAACTAAATCCTCAATTAAGTTTAAAAGAATTGGTAAACTAA
- a CDS encoding SulP family inorganic anion transporter: protein MTKKTNIFGSLNSDLPSGLVVFLVALPLCLGIAMASGAPLFSGIIAGAIGGIVVGYLSKSHVSVSGPAAGLTAIVLTAITDFGAFNIFLMAVFLAGLIQLALGFLKAGSISNYFPMNVIEGMLAGIGVIIILKQLPHAVGYDANFEGDEAFIQADGGNTFSSLFGALDYIQLGSVVITIISLIILISWDKFPFLKKFKLIPGALVAVIVGVVLNEIFTSSGSSLAIAKEHLVSLPVPSSVDDFKAMFLLPDFASITNPKVWIVALTIAIVASIESLLCIEAADRLDPQKRFTDTNVELRAQGIGNMVSSLLGGLPLTSVVVRTSANVNAGAKSKMSTIAHGILLLVSVLAIPAFLNKIPLATLAAVLLLVGYKLAKPATIMHFWEKGKYQFVPFIATLLAVVFLDLLKGVALGMVISIIFVLRGNLKRAYYFRKEEYEDGDIIHIDLAQEVSFLNKAAIKLTLNNLPEDSRVVINASDTVYIAHDVIDLIKEFKHINAVDKRIEVSLIGFKEAYQLENSKYENNHVFMEHNALIDYRKNAISSHKEVINELTTN from the coding sequence ATGACAAAAAAGACAAATATTTTTGGCAGCCTGAATTCTGATTTACCTTCAGGATTGGTTGTTTTTCTAGTGGCTTTACCATTGTGTTTAGGTATTGCCATGGCTTCTGGCGCACCGCTTTTCTCAGGTATTATTGCTGGTGCAATAGGTGGAATTGTTGTTGGGTATTTGAGTAAATCCCACGTGAGTGTTTCCGGGCCTGCGGCTGGTTTAACGGCCATTGTGCTTACTGCGATTACAGATTTCGGCGCATTCAATATTTTCCTGATGGCTGTTTTTCTGGCAGGTTTGATTCAATTGGCTTTAGGCTTTTTGAAAGCGGGAAGTATCTCCAATTATTTTCCAATGAATGTGATTGAAGGGATGTTAGCGGGTATTGGTGTTATCATAATCCTGAAACAATTGCCTCACGCAGTCGGTTATGACGCCAATTTTGAAGGAGATGAGGCTTTCATTCAGGCGGATGGAGGTAATACTTTTTCCTCCTTATTTGGCGCACTGGATTATATTCAGTTAGGTTCTGTGGTTATCACGATTATTTCGTTGATAATATTGATTTCCTGGGATAAATTTCCCTTTCTTAAGAAGTTTAAATTAATTCCGGGTGCTTTAGTTGCTGTAATTGTCGGCGTAGTTCTGAATGAAATTTTCACGTCGTCGGGGAGCTCACTTGCCATCGCTAAAGAACATTTGGTTTCATTGCCTGTACCTTCTTCTGTAGACGATTTTAAGGCGATGTTCCTGCTTCCTGATTTTGCTTCCATAACGAATCCTAAAGTTTGGATTGTCGCTTTGACAATCGCAATTGTGGCATCAATAGAAAGCTTGCTTTGTATAGAAGCGGCCGACCGTTTAGATCCGCAAAAAAGATTCACCGACACGAATGTAGAATTGCGTGCACAAGGTATAGGAAACATGGTAAGTTCTCTTTTGGGCGGTTTACCATTAACATCGGTTGTTGTTCGTACATCTGCCAATGTAAATGCCGGAGCAAAATCCAAAATGTCTACAATTGCACACGGAATTCTGTTGTTGGTAAGTGTTTTGGCCATACCTGCATTTTTAAATAAAATTCCGTTGGCCACTTTAGCGGCTGTTTTGTTACTAGTAGGGTATAAGTTGGCTAAACCGGCAACAATCATGCATTTCTGGGAAAAAGGTAAATATCAGTTTGTACCTTTTATTGCGACACTTTTAGCGGTTGTTTTCCTTGATCTTCTTAAAGGAGTTGCGCTTGGAATGGTAATCAGTATCATTTTTGTTTTAAGAGGAAATCTGAAGAGAGCTTATTATTTCCGTAAAGAAGAATATGAGGATGGAGACATTATTCATATCGATTTGGCACAGGAAGTATCCTTTTTAAATAAAGCAGCAATAAAACTAACATTAAATAATCTTCCAGAAGATTCGAGAGTGGTAATCAATGCGTCTGATACGGTGTATATTGCCCATGATGTTATAGATCTGATAAAAGAGTTTAAGCATATCAATGCTGTTGATAAAAGGATTGAAGTTTCGCTGATTGGTTTTAAAGAAGCTTACCAACTTGAAAATTCAAAATACGAAAACAACCACGTTTTCATGGAGCATAATGCTTTAATAGATTACAGAAAAAATGCTATTTCGTCACATAAAGAGGTGATAAATGAGTTGACAACGAACTAA
- a CDS encoding LysR substrate-binding domain-containing protein: MTITQLYYVLAVAEHKNFTLAAEKCFVTQPTLSMQIQKLEEELDIQIFDRSKKPIQLTEIGAKIVQQAKNIVNESDRIKDIVDQQKGYFGGEFKIGIIPTIMPTLLPMFLNNFIKKYPKINLIIEEHNTEEIIKRLKSGHLDAAIAATPLEEESIKEIVLYYEPFVGYFPENHKNISKEEIDVDDLDPENILLLQDGHCFRDGILNLCKNANLKRDSHFQIESGSFETLIKLADEGLGITLLPYLHTLDLSEKTKLNLRHFKEPRPAREVSLIFPKNELKIHIIDALRTTISGVVKGAIAFHNVQIISPLSKNKRSS; encoded by the coding sequence ATGACTATTACTCAATTATATTATGTTTTAGCTGTTGCAGAACACAAGAACTTCACCTTGGCAGCAGAAAAATGTTTTGTGACACAGCCGACCCTGAGTATGCAGATTCAAAAGTTGGAAGAAGAATTAGACATTCAGATTTTCGACAGAAGTAAAAAACCGATTCAACTGACCGAAATCGGCGCCAAAATAGTTCAACAGGCAAAAAACATTGTCAATGAATCAGACAGAATAAAAGATATAGTCGATCAGCAAAAAGGATATTTTGGAGGCGAGTTTAAAATAGGTATCATTCCAACCATTATGCCTACCCTATTACCAATGTTCTTAAATAACTTCATCAAAAAGTATCCAAAAATCAATTTGATCATTGAGGAACATAATACCGAGGAGATTATCAAACGATTAAAAAGCGGTCATCTGGATGCTGCCATTGCGGCAACTCCATTAGAAGAAGAATCCATAAAGGAAATTGTTTTGTATTACGAACCTTTTGTGGGTTATTTTCCTGAAAACCATAAAAATATCAGTAAAGAAGAAATCGATGTAGACGATCTGGACCCGGAGAACATATTACTTTTACAGGATGGCCATTGTTTTAGGGACGGAATCCTGAACTTGTGCAAAAATGCCAATCTTAAACGTGACAGTCATTTTCAAATTGAAAGCGGAAGTTTTGAAACATTAATCAAACTGGCTGACGAAGGATTAGGAATAACACTCTTACCATATTTACACACATTGGATTTAAGTGAGAAGACCAAATTAAACCTGCGTCATTTTAAAGAGCCCAGACCAGCTCGAGAAGTAAGCTTAATATTCCCGAAAAACGAACTCAAAATACACATCATCGATGCCCTAAGAACAACTATTTCAGGTGTCGTAAAAGGGGCAATTGCCTTTCACAATGTGCAGATTATCAGTCCGCTGTCAAAAAATAAAAGGAGCTCTTAG
- the mnmD gene encoding tRNA (5-methylaminomethyl-2-thiouridine)(34)-methyltransferase MnmD has translation MKRKIIQTEDGSSSLLMEEWGETYHSKHGAIQEAKHVFIQNGLSLFKEQSVAVLEIGFGTGLNAFITFLEAENLNQTIDYVGVEAYPVFPEEVEKLNYVSQLNANQYNAAFQHMHSCEWGSKTLISDRFTLTKRKQFFNEINDKNQFDLIYFDAFGFQYQPELWSVEIFRKMFDALKGNGVLVTYACRGPIKRAMLEVGFSVEKLQGPPGKREMLRAVK, from the coding sequence TTGAAACGAAAAATTATTCAGACTGAAGACGGTTCTTCGTCCTTACTGATGGAAGAGTGGGGGGAAACTTATCATTCTAAACACGGAGCGATTCAGGAAGCAAAACATGTATTCATTCAAAACGGGCTGTCACTCTTTAAGGAGCAATCCGTTGCTGTTTTAGAAATTGGTTTCGGTACGGGGTTGAATGCTTTTATCACCTTTCTGGAAGCTGAAAATTTGAATCAGACAATTGATTATGTTGGAGTGGAAGCATATCCGGTTTTTCCGGAAGAAGTTGAAAAACTGAATTATGTTTCCCAACTGAATGCCAATCAGTATAATGCAGCGTTTCAGCATATGCATTCCTGTGAATGGGGAAGTAAAACATTGATTTCTGACAGATTTACTTTAACAAAAAGAAAACAGTTTTTTAATGAAATAAACGATAAAAACCAATTCGATTTGATTTACTTTGATGCCTTCGGATTTCAATACCAGCCAGAGTTATGGTCGGTGGAGATTTTCCGGAAAATGTTCGATGCACTGAAAGGAAACGGAGTCTTGGTAACATATGCTTGCAGGGGCCCTATTAAGAGAGCTATGCTTGAGGTTGGCTTCTCTGTTGAAAAGCTGCAGGGACCTCCCGGTAAGCGGGAAATGCTGCGAGCTGTTAAATAG